Sequence from the Nilaparvata lugens isolate BPH chromosome 10, ASM1435652v1, whole genome shotgun sequence genome:
atttaatgaaatgaaaattaatggtaACGCCGCATCCACATTTTTGCCCAatgcgtacaaatgacgaccAGCGCCATTGGGTGGTTTGCCAACGCTGGCCtttgttattaattattaataacgaattgttatcaattattatcaataattaagaAAAGTAAAGaaataacctcattcttttttcgaTACTTTcatcaaatatatataatactattcatcaaaatttgggagaaatacatttttggttatgcctgttgttttctcccaatcatattattgtatgatataattatttgtgattATCTATGactgtaataaaattatttattatagttattcacttttttatagtttttattgtgTTCATTTTAGTTGATATTTGTAATTTCAATCATGGATATGTCGCTGGCCTTGATGGGGcactggtcacattgcagtgtggatggcGAGACCAACGCAGCCAAGCTTACCAGGTTGGGCCAACGTGTAGACCATGCATTAGTCTGtgagactagttttaatagCAATCATAATAACGATTATTAATTGAGTTTGTCGTGTGCAGGTCACAAGAACTGGGTGCTGTGTATAGCGTGGTCGCCCGACTCCACACGGGTTGCTTCCGGCTGCAAGAACGGGGTGATCAGGGTATGGGACGTGGAGACCGGTCAACCGATTGGCAACCAGATCAATGCGCACAAAGCTTGGGTCACCGCAATCTCTTGGGAGCCCTATCATTCCAGTAAGTATAATCAAAGAGAaaggatagcataagaagatatcccatagtatagggcgtttatgttcaaaACTTCACTGTTAGTTACTAAAGCCGATAATCCTAGtaaacaaaaaatgtttttggaattttgaactTCAATAGTATTACTATATTTCAAAGTCAATACTAGTACTGGTTGATTGAATATTCTTCATATAACATACAATATCTATGTTGCCTTCAGAACCTTTCTAAAAATGTAAacatatttgaccgagcgaagtgaggtctaagattcaagtcgacggtttagcatttctcttaatgtttatatttttatatgttgcgcatttacggcgaaacgcggtaatagattttcatgaaatttgacaggtatgttccttttttaattgcgcgtcgacgtatatacaaggtttttggaaattttgcatttcaaggataatatacaaggaaaaagaagccttcttcatacgccaatattagagtaaaaatcagactatagaattattcatcataaatcagctgacaagtgattacatagatgtgtggagaagccagtctattgctgtatttccataaggtctatagtttcaatcaggtacttgtggatgagaatactgcgtgaggtctaatgttcacagaactactagtatatgtGAATCTAATTAAATTCTGAATTTTGCTTTTTATATTTCTGGACTCGGAATTTGATTgaaagtgaagcaacataacctaccttgacattggcttactactatcaaaattcggaaagggaagAGTTTTGGGATATATAGGCCTGTTGGtacttttctaatcatgtatttgatttgtgcattgttaaataaatattataaaaatgtaattcatCTACTTGTAACtgtgaataaaattatgaatttacaaGAATGTACTCTCACTTTGTCAAGCAATCAACTCAAGTTAGCCTAAAGCTGGTTTCCCACATATATCAGTATCATTGTGTCCGGTACAGTGAATATATTATTTCCATGTGTTCTAATGGGTCTATTCTCACTCAGCCTggccgagcgagtatgaatagtcccataagATCATAAAGGAATAATATTTACGCTATACCAGACATGTACACTGATACCGATATGTGGGAATCCAAGCTACTGATAACGATTTATGGGAATCTAGCTAGCTTCAGGACTTAGTTTGAAATCTTGTTTTACTTAGGTAAACTCAGGCAAAATCTAGCTCCTATCTACTTAATTTGGAAAGAAAATGTTTGTCTATCCACTTCTTTAATCTCACTCAAATTTCGCTCGATTACAGATCCTGAATGCAGATATTTTGCCAGCTCATCGAAAGATGCGAGTATAAAAATCTGGGACGCAGTTTTGGGTCAAATAGTGCGTCAGCTGTCGAGTCACACCAGTAGTGTCACCGCCCTCAAGTGGGGAGGGACTGGCCACCTATACTCCGCATCACAGGATCGCACCATCAAAGTGTGGAAAGTTGATGATGTAagttcatttgaataattatattttctgaTTTACAAATAATTGTATATAATTTCTCATTAATGTTATACAAATTATTAGTTTTCTGACTTGTAAATGATTGAATGTTCTCggttataattttaataatagaggTAGACAATTTAACATAATGCTaaatctctcatcatcatcatcatcatccttctcaCAAGCCTAAGACCTTAAGTGGGCATCAACCtcagaattattatttaattaaagtggatttttgacagcgtttcaagtctattcaattatgaaaaagttccacaacatcaacattcacgctaCAGACTTAATTATTAAATGTTCTGGAAATAAGTAGGGTGAGAAGGAATGACTCAAAATACAGTTTGAATGACATTAATCGCAGCcaattcaatattactaatcTAGTTTTATCATAGGTTTcagtttttgttttttcagtgtctGATTTTCTCGTTTTCAATTATATCCGATTTTGCTATTTCGATTCATAATCGgtgatcattttatttatttaatgggtattataatatttgtttattatgatCAGGtgtttataattcatttattttcatcatcttgtctgtatcttagaccagttatagaatagacacgccccattgAATATtagtatcattattattattatattattattatattattattattattattattattattattattattattattattattattattattattattattatattattattattattatattattattattattattattattattattattattattattattattattattatgttttttctgTCCATAATGTGAACCACATTGGATGGTCACAGATTGACAAgtcattaaaaatgaaaaaaaagcatGCACTCAAGGCAACAAGAGCAGGCATCAAATAAAATACCGCTCCAAAGCAGCACTTTCACAACTGAAAAACTCATTCagttcatactgaaagtcgataaaGCAAACATCTACTgacatatcgccccatcgttacgtcagcatcggatagaaaacttttctgtagagtttgtttacattgttttccatagcagattgtgtctattgcGGCGGGAGcgcagcgggagtttaccattttcataaataataatttacttccatctgaaatagacacaatctgaaagttttcttcCGATGCtaacgtcacgatggggcgatatggcagtagatgttggcttcagaggctagacttcccagcgtgtctattctataactggtctaaggtctgTATTAAGAACCGTCATTGCTGTGAGGTTTAAATGAGCCTCTAGCTGTGAGAGTGGTTTGTCTAGGCCAATTGCAAACGTTCACCTTGATAGGTCATTCATCAGATCTACCAATAGTATCTCTTGGTCATTCTTCTGCTGTACTTTAGTTTTATCTTGCTATAGATTCACAATAAAATCTGAAACCGTTATATTGCTACTTTAATAAATTTGTTGTTTGAAACTTCAAGTCtttcttattcattttaaaaatgaacTAACTTGCACccttataatcatatttttttggACACGGTTAAAATGCCAATCGATGGCGGcaataaatcatttaaaaattatttcaatagccATAGAAAATACTGTTAGGCCTGCCGCAAAGTAGActcacgctaatccacgaaaagcatcCCACgacgtgggatgttttgtaaaccattgctatagaattattcataatcaatcagctgacaagtggattattcattgcatgtattacacagatgtctggaaaaGCTTAGCAATGAAacacaaaacatcccacggcgtgggttgcttttcgtggattagcgtgagtctactttgcggcgggccttaaccttaaatatggatattattcaatatggataagTACCACTATTCCGCCTTCCCTACTATTCCTACAGAAGACGTTTGAAAACAGTGATgcatttattgaaaatgaatgtctTGTGTTTGAACAGCACAGCGTTTTCTCATCGAAAGAGGTGACCCTACGTACATTGCAGGGTCATGCGCACTGGGTGAATACGTTAGCACTGAGCACTGACTATGTGCTTAGAACGAGTGCCGTCGTCACTCCTGCCGATAATATCGATCCTAATGACAGTAAGTACAATCTTAATTCAAACTAATAGTGTTCGATATTCTATGTAGAACTGTTgagaatatataattatcaactaaattaatttatttttattgatatgcGCTATTACACAATTCACTTTGCTATTCCTAAATAGCTAAACATtctatttttttagaattaatgGATGGATGTAATACATTAAGTATTACATGTAATACATTAAGTATTATAGTAATCCATACTATTATAAATGAaagaagaactggcttatacacgtacgggacaggaaaattatgtttgacgcatcatcacgtctgaactactggactgattaacttgtcATTTTGCatttatagattcttaatcaaccgaggatttcaattcaatttcaatttatttattcacgtatcatacaatttttacaacacaattacaatattataaaatgaatataagaGCCCACATgattataggcttattttcaattcttcaagattttattacgtcaagtttttagcTAAAGTTTTATGATAGAtctttgcggagcacgggctacGTGCTAGTTTTATAATGAAACAAGATTTAACACTGTTgtagaaatgagataatttactAGTTAGTCTAGTGACTACCTCCGGAGGTAGTGGTCTAGTTCGGTAGTTCCACTCGAATAGGTTTATTTTCGCTAAACTTTATGCTCATGGCATCATTGTCAGTTGTATCTTTCAGATGAGAATCTATTGATCTCCTTTACACGATGTGTATCACTTTTTGTTGATTGcaataatgatttatttatgataataactgAATAATGACGGCTGACGGCTTCGGTCAAGCCTGAAGAACTTTTTTTACTTTGTCAAAAGAGAACATGTTTTGTTATTTTGAATTCCTTTTTCAAACGAGGTGTTTTTGTGAATgagttttcattttctcttcttGTATTATCTGAATTATGCTAATaaagttctattctattctaactgAATGATGAATGCATGTCggtgaagaattaaaaaataaaaagttttaagCAACAATctcatatttgaaaacattttcaacaTGATTGTGTTGAGGCTAATAAACTCTGTTTGATTATTGTGCAGCCTAAAGACTAATGTAATCCAAGtcatgaatttgaacattttaattttttcagagGTAAAACGAAGAGAGTTGGCCCTGAGTCGCTTTAATGCAGTTCACAGTCCAAGGGGTGAACTTCTAGTGTCAGGCTCCGATGACTTCACTTTATTCCTGTGGTCTTCCAATGAGAATAAACCTATTGGTAAGTAAAATGTCATCTAATCTTACAGTTTCATTAATGAGTTTTCTAACGATTTTGAGAATGAATTTTCTTGTCGgctgaaaatttattatgatgtatTATCGAGGGCTATTCAGTTAATTTTATATTGAGGaattcatattataatgtttGATACTGGATTTAGTGaaatttataaacaaatttATTCTTATGCTTTTTTATTGGTGAGAAGTTATTTTATGGGAAGGTCCCACTTAGCCTAATACCTTGAatcgtcaatgggccttacaactGTTATATTACAACTGAAATCGCcctgaaattttcatttttgtaacgtttgaaatgtttttgaagATTCAGACTACAATAGGAAGATTTTCATGTACAACTCATAATTTTATGAGTGCCAATGTTTCCTTCGAATTTCATGGTAAGCTGTTTTCTCATTCTATGAATTTACTCTCTAGATAACTTCGACTAATAAATTCAACCCCCTTTTAAGAATGCCACAATAGAGTTTCTAGATTGTATCCTTGTAATTAGGTAATAAGATTCTCTAAGTCTATTATATTCAGTTTATAGTATATTCCATTAACTAGGTTGTCTTTTGTGACATTGTTTAAAAGGGTTTAAATTTCTCAGTTGAAGTTATACTAATGATAGAATTAATATAAATGATGACATTACCTTCATTTTCAGTTGTTTTTCTATCTTCTGTCTTTTCTCAAGTCCCAATTTCTCTTGATTTTGTATCTCTGAAGAGAATGCTATAGCACGTTGTACCCAGGTACTCTCGCAGCTTCCACTAGCTGTTAGGGAACGCGGAATTGGAAAAATCATGTAAGTTTGAGTTCCCCACATTTTCAATTCCGTGTTCCCTAACAGCTAGAAAAAGCTACTATTGTCCGTGTGTGCGGGCTGATTATCTAttcaattgtttatttttatcaaatgttgttgaagTTGAATTCttgagctgggtttacaccaaagttattaacaaaatgttgataacttaatccttatagattctattagattgaactgaacttgacaaacacatatgttcatcatgtgtatgataagttatattcaatctataagaattaagttattaacattttgttaataacttttgtgtaaacgcagcttagtTATCTAGACAATTCCTTATTTGTATAACATTTTGTGATTGAAGTAATCTAttgagttattttatttgtttgttgcaGCCCGTATGACAGGACATCAACAGTTGATAAATCATGTGCTATTTTCACCCGATGCTCGCACCATTGCCTCTGCATCTTTCGATAAGTCGATCAAATTGTGGCATGGAACAACAGGAAAGTGAGTTGGACACCttcactaataataatatcactaatttaatcataaataatattactgTGCTACTGGATTTTATGCCATGTGGAATTTACTCCACATTAATGGGTCATACCGTGGACTGGGGCTGTAGTCATCCTCATTTCatattgtcagcattccttataaatagcGAAAATGCTGCTGAAATGAACTGTCTTCAATGCTATgttgaagtgaacaactacaagacttaacttTCGGGCTATTTGTAACCTTATCTATacttgggagaggaatagcacaaggttatcttatttttctccctatcattttgatgatgtacttattgtatgaatcaataaagaataaataataacatagGTAGCACTATCGTTTCTACCTCCGAACCGTTGCCAAATCCTCACAAAGAAATAGCTATAGATAGAAGTAGAAATAGATAAAAGAATAAGCTACAAAGAAATATGAGTTACCAGAATAGTAGTGGAAAGTAGAAAGAATGGAGATTAGTCTCTAAGTTCATTACTGTCAGGTGTTGAAACTGGCTTGAAATGAATTTTACTACAGATTATTTACAAGGTTTATagataaattagaattatttgGCCTTGATTCCTTTGTGTGATAGATGTAAGGTTCAACTCACACTTttgcgactcaggtcgagaagagactcgactctagacgagagcatgtgtttccaaatggtgacagtcagaccagtcgattctagtctccgcgacgtcaccatttctttgaaaacacatgctctcgattagagtcgagtctcttctcgacctgagtcgcgtaagtgtgagttgagccttagtttTGAATTCTGATTGCTGTGACTGTTTTATAAGTAgattgttttgaatttttattgttcatgacaatgaatgatgaaacaataaattattgcttCAAGGATTAGTGGTTTACTAATGAATTGTTTGATTTTCAGGTTCATAGCAACTTTGCGAGGTCATGTGCAAGCAGTATACATGGTGGCCTGGTCAGCTGATTCGAGGCTTATGGTCAGCGGCAGTGCTGATTCGACTTTGAAAGGTAGCCTACTCATTAATCAGCAATttcaagcatttaaacattcattTCATGTCTTCAATGTAGTCTCCTAACTTTAAAGTGTATATCGCGATATACAGAGTCCCGTACAAGAGGGCATACCAGTACTCTAAAATAGTAGGTTTTGTTGATGTTTTTAAAACCAAAAGAAATTTAAGGAAAAGAAGACTCTCTTTTTTGGGCTTATatcaaaaatagatttttttgttatttctattaaaactagtcacgaggactaaccattaattttgttctgttatttcttatcctaaattaatttttattgctaaagtcttccagtgaagcctacagttccaatctatttaaattatttcactacacttttattcaatatacttttttttactccactagcactacaccaactcgaagggctttgttctcttcaacctccttgtgagttcagAAAAATAGATGATAGCCGACTTCTAACACAAgtttttgataatataatgaaactTAAAATTAGGCCGGCATGGTTTGTGCGGACGCTGAAGGATTGTGAGGAGGCTGATATCACTGCAGAGAACATTCAAAATAGAGAAATCTTCAGACGAAAAGTGCAGTGTGATCTTTggggaggagaaggaaatgaagagacgtgatcCCCACAACATTGAACAGCTGAGAAAGAGATCAGAAAGAATGAAATTGATGGTGGGCACACAGGCGAGAATGGAGCACAGAACATAGCATAACATAATAGTGTCCCAAAATATTGATTAGATGTGCTCTCAAACGAgctattcgaataaaaaaagaagaaatataGTGCTGTACCCATTCATGGTCTTGGAGGTGTGACGTTAACGCGTGGTGTCGCGTCCAGAACCATGTACCCTTTCATAGTTGGAACCATTTTTATCTATCAATAAAcaattcttgaaattatttaaaaaaatattaaatactaGGGCCACTACTACACTATCCCTACTGAAATATTCGTCTGAACTGTAAcgttttcttattttcaatgGGACACCTTTGAATTGTTACCTTTCTTcatctttaattgaatattCTTGTAGATACAATCTTGTAGGATACCTTCAAGCTGTTCTTTAGTTTTTTCTCAGCTTTGAACTATTCAATCACAATCTTAACTTTTTTGGATATTATactactttttcaaatatagtaCATATTATACATGTATACTGACAATACTATAGTCCGAGAGATgctacttttaacatgaagaggggaAACCGATTTATCCttgcacagtttgtagcatggacagagtagtggggaggagtaagcatgctgtgcacaattggatgctgacacaaaagttgggagaatgctgttaggtagtgggaggtgattagtgaaggaaagagCATCGGGCCTCTCTGTTTTCAAGAAAGAGCCGtgtaaaaagtaatatctctcggactataaGGCTTCAATATCCTTACTATACTATTGCTTAGAATTGTaactttttctcatttttaatcaGATACCTTTGAATTGTAACCTTTTTTCGTTGTCAAATCATgatattttgttgtatttttcaGTTTGGAACATGAAAACAAAGAAACTGGAGCAGGATTTGCCAGGTCATGCCGATGAAGTGTTTGCGGTCGATTGGTCGCCAGATGGTCAGAGAGTTGGCTCCGGGGGCAAGGACAAGGTTTTACGTTTGTAAGTATTTTCAATtgtatattcattatttaaaaaaaaaattgaattttttattttcgtAGTACGGTATTTTAGTTGTAATTGTATTGTAGCTTGTATTCTCAGTTCAAAACCTAATCATTAATAGTCAACTACTCTTCATACTCAAACCCAATAACGAATAGCTCTTTTTTGTGGTTGAGATAATTTACAAAAGTGCTATTCCATAATATTCAGCTATATACTATAACCACGTAATCTTGGAAGCTGAttgcatttaaaaataaatgttcaCTCAATAATATCTACAACCAACTACAAGTTCGTTGTTCATTGATGGATACATCTTTCATTGTTCTTTGATGGTTAACTATGacattttgtttgaattattgacATTAAAAAAAACTCTTATTTGATAAACTTCTTATGCTAACCAAACTGCTATTCGACACTTAAGCAATCTTAAtcgaataaaaaaattgataagtttTTTATACTTCTATGTTGTATGCTATTGATAACACAattctattaatatttttttctcttttattccaGGTGGcagaattaaaatttttgaaaaaagaaagaggtatacgattttttcaagttttccattttaaaatgttttgtagATTTTTTTGCTGTTTTTGAGGTGGATAGATTTGAACATACATTAGGTGGGCTCCGAACCACCAGGAAGCGATTTTTTCATTATAACCACCAGGAAGCGACTTGTGAATTATATTTAGAGTGGCCGGCTCTTAAATTCATACAAGCTGATACATATTGGAACAATGATTGATAGGGAAATGATAGGCTCATCTCGAAACTTGAATTCCATTAATTTAAACTCCTATTGATTtagcattcattcaaatttctcacagtttaaatgaatattgattaaGATCCGATTATATTTCAGAGTTTAAGGGGTCCCAAAATTGACTGTTTAAGGGCCATTTATATGTTAACACTaggtttaacgctaaaccaagTTTgattgtagatatggttgcattttcATAAATGTGTTCCATTCGGGGTTTAAACGagcagctgacatttctccgtttaaaccgagtatctgcatacgggcctaAGTGAGATTTATAAATAAGTTAGAGCATTTTACcaagtaattattttattaatgtagtCCACTCTATAAATTGTATGGTATCTATGATATTAGACGTACTAGATAACAAAACAGTCTTTTCATCGAGGTGGTTTCATGAAACGCAAAAtgtttattcaacaaatttactACACTCTGTTGCAAGTTTTTGGAGATTCCTCTGCCAGCAAATGGTAACGATCCCTTACAACATGGGCAACAGCCTTGGGCTGTCGTTCCCTGGTGAAAAGTCCTTTGGAACATCTCCCTGGTCGGTTGTATTCTGAAAGTTGTAAATAGATAATTCAACTATTAgctaattatttaataattcaactattagcaataattcaaattgttatagctctaatatttttgataatttataaaaacaagATCAAATATTCTCATTCtatttagaaaaaatacatTACGGTACAATAAGTATTGAATTAATGCAAATATAATGCTTTCTGATGAAGTAATCTAACGGTGCTACATTAGTGTTCGATTGCAGGAAATAACGACCTTGTAcccttgtaatatttttttaaattatacacTACTAATTTCACATTTATGTCATTCTCAATTTTGAAAAGAGAACACTGACTTGAGAATGACATAAATGTCGAAACTAGAAgtgtataattatttaaaaaaacctcAAATACacgttattttctataattgagaTATAGATTTATTCGGTAACATACAAAATACATTAAGATATTAAATCTTAATATCTTGTTGATAAATCTTATCCATCAACTTATCAAAAATTTTCTCGATGTGAAATTTCAGTATGAAAGATGTCAACGTAGAGTGCCTTTATTAAAAAGCTGGAGTTTCGGCgataatttatacattttgaacCAAGAAAATTTGGTGAGTTACCCAGTATCTTTCCTCTCAAGATAATAAAAATCGTTATTTCATACGTAATGAAAACTAGAAGCATAGAATATGTAGAATAgcatagaataagaatagagaaatTAGTgccaagaaataaaaaataaaacatccaagtacccttttaaaaaattgattcattcacttgaaaatgacaatgtagaaacatgtgagtaaacattttttataaaggATACTTGgatgttttattttgtatttattaataattagaaGTAGCGCTAACctatgtttctctatgttagTAGTTAGTCACCAGTATTGATACGTTAggtatttcagaattattcattcatatattcagATTGCATACCTCAATCCACcaaaaaagtaagtgtttttcaaatatctaCAAATGTAACACAGTGTCAAAACTAcaacaaatttattatatagtgtttcgtcatggaaagcaacatcaatcaGATTCAGAAAAGTTTATTTGCTCATAGAAAACAAGACAAATATCTTCCAACCATGATTACATTTTATCATTCCCGTGTACTTCTGAGGAAATCTATCCAGATGACGATAAAAATTCTGAATTACTAGATTACGTACGTTACTTAATTGCAAGTAATTATCTTGTTTTAATAAATACCTAGCTATTTAGTTTCCTCACCTTGTGGAACATTGAAATCTATGAAATTCCAGACCATTTCGCCACTGAGGCCTTTTCCTTTCAACTCATCGAAAGCCTTAAAGTGCTCCTTATGTAGATCCACCTGGTAGTCCTCAGTCCACATGGTCGAGGGTAACTGTTGATGTAATAGAAAAGTGGCACAAACTATTGAAATTCGTTTTGCTCTTGACGAATCAAATCAGtatttaataatttgtataatataattgttATTCATCGATCCAATCACGCATTTTAGTACAGTTCGTTTAGATGTTTATAGGGAACCTAATTGGTTCAGGTCTGATGTTAgaattttcaggtcgcacctgatcaattacagggcctctgacatgacttgTTCATAATTGATACAGTACATCAATAGTATTGTACCTACATCACATGGTAAACTAACCAAGAAAACTTGAAACCAATCATGAAATCTACCGGTATCtaatataatt
This genomic interval carries:
- the LOC111049545 gene encoding notchless protein homolog 1 isoform X2, with product MEDNIISSQRVLTRFVPDSGEEPVENNMLDLPTNVTVEHLTVICNSLLKQDDSTRYVFYVDEKEITKSLDATLDFENRNTEKIVEIVYQQQAVFRVRPVTRCTSSLPGHSEAVISVAFSPDSKHLASGSGDTTVRFWDILTQTPSHTCRGHKNWVLCIAWSPDSTRVASGCKNGVIRVWDVETGQPIGNQINAHKAWVTAISWEPYHSNPECRYFASSSKDASIKIWDAVLGQIVRQLSSHTSSVTALKWGGTGHLYSASQDRTIKVWKVDDHSVFSSKEVTLRTLQGHAHWVNTLALSTDYVLRTSAVVTPADNIDPNDKVKRRELALSRFNAVHSPRGELLVSGSDDFTLFLWSSNENKPIARMTGHQQLINHVLFSPDARTIASASFDKSIKLWHGTTGKFIATLRGHVQAVYMVAWSADSRLMVSGSADSTLKVWNMKTKKLEQDLPGHADEVFAVDWSPDGQRVGSGGKDKVLRL
- the LOC111049545 gene encoding notchless protein homolog 1 isoform X1, whose product is MEDNIISSQRVLTRFVPDSGEEPVENNMLDLPTNVTVEHLTVICNSLLKQDDSTRYVFYVDEKEITKSLDATLDFENRNTEKIVEIVYQQQAVFRVRPVTRCTSSLPGHSEAVISVAFSPDSKHLASGSGDTTVRFWDILTQTPSHTCRGHKNWVLCIAWSPDSTRVASGCKNGVIRVWDVETGQPIGNQINAHKAWVTAISWEPYHSNPECRYFASSSKDASIKIWDAVLGQIVRQLSSHTSSVTALKWGGTGHLYSASQDRTIKVWKVDDHSVFSSKEVTLRTLQGHAHWVNTLALSTDYVLRTSAVVTPADNIDPNDKVKRRELALSRFNAVHSPRGELLVSGSDDFTLFLWSSNENKPIARMTGHQQLINHVLFSPDARTIASASFDKSIKLWHGTTGKFIATLRGHVQAVYMVAWSADSRLMVSGSADSTLKVWNMKTKKLEQDLPGHADEVFAVDWSPDGQRVGSGGKDKVLRLWQN